The DNA window ATGTTCTTTGCTGACAAATCTTTTCTGCTCTAACACAAGTAATCACATCACTGACACTATGCATGATGTCATTGACAGTATGCATGATAAATAggggaattgtaaaattacattttacaatgcCGTCTATCAAAACAAAGCTTCAAAATACACTCTATGGCCAACATTTAGGCAACAGAGATGTTTTTCACGCTTCGACTGTGTCCACTTTTACTAGTATGTCCACCTAACATATtcagttcattcattcattcattcattccatgcgataaatgattatgaatatatgaGCAAATGGCAAGGAAAGAAAATTACGAACATTTCTCATCAAATGTAAGTCACCGAAGCAGAAAACGATCactgatattgatattgatagatgatgatgatttctGGTGATGTCATTGCACGTGCCAGACCGGCAAAGATGTCAATGGCGCATTGCATTGGCTTGTACATCAAATACTTCGTAATGAGGACTCGAAGTACAATGTGCAATGTGCGTGTACCTCCAGCATTAAACATTCATGAACCGTGCCGTGCGTTCGGCGACGAAGTCTGAAAATGGAACAGTGGATAAAAGATACGAACTTACCCGACAAAAAATATTGCACTGTTAGACACAAATCCAACGTGAAGACTTGACTTCCTTGTTTGAGTACAAATCACGAATGCTTCACCGTTTTCGTGTCGAAAACTAGCCGACGACAAAATCGCCTAGGAGCAGTCGccatattgaaatatacagaacTTGTCCGCCGAGGGCGCTTCGATTTGCGAAAGGAGTAGACTTGACTCGACGACCGACTGTCTGTATGTACGGCTAGAGTGGAGTACGCTGGCCAAGATATCAAAATGTCGAAATTACCGTATGAAATCCCAGACTGGAGAAGATGGAGGGTGCAAGATGTGCCAGAGTTGAAAGAAGTAAAAGATGCACTTGGAAAGAGAGGATTGAAAGATCCGTGGCTGAGGAATGAAGTATGGCGATACAAACCGAGTGTACGTGCAGTGCCATTTTGGAGGTTTCTGTTTCGAGGTTTCCAGTGGGGTACTGTGTTATTCATAGCGGCTGTTGGTGTAGAGAAGGCTATTGCCACTGGCAAGAAGAATGGCAGCGGACATCACTGATGAATATGACAATACACTTTAGTAGATTATACGTGTATATAGTGTGTGTTCAGAAATTCAAGAATGGGGACCATAGACACCGCATGACCTGAACTGACACTGAATGTTCATAtcatagttacatgtatgatggATGTAGTGCTGGGGTTGAATTGAAAGCgcacttttgaaatattttacttattGTTATTGCACCAAGGCACCTCAAGATTTTTAACGTAACATTAAAACCGTCGCAACAATTTGACAAATGAAAATGCTGCTCACTGAGTGAGGTTGAAATCAAAGGACAAAGTTCAATCCTCGGCCAAGAGGGTTGTATGTTTCAATGAAAGACAATCAAGTTGGCATATGACCACTCATCACAACATCACGGAACCATTTCTGCTTATTTGCAGATTGTGTCAGTGTCATATGGAGCAATAAGAAATTTGCACatttgtgactttttttttcagaatgcaagacaacttttacacaaaaaatgtattacatattGCAACTGAAAATATGGTGTCTGCTAGCTACGTTTAATGTGGTATGATGTGCAATGTATTCTGGTTTGAAAATGTGATTGTGTATTCGGCATTATCTGCTATCTCTTTTTGTGCTTTTATTGATAAAATGCACTTTGATtttgtgttttctgtttttagGTGTAACCTACAGCGTAACGGCTACTACTGTATTACAAAAATGCTGCACCATTGTAATCATTgtgtttgtaaacatttgtacataaatcaattttaaactCTTACTGTTGGaaaatttgaagtaaaactTAAAGGATGCTAGTTATAATATTTTGTGGCTAAAAGACACAAGCTAGATATTGAATTTACTGACCCACATTGAATGTTTTGTAGAGAAAGCTTGTTAATAAATAAGTTTTTGAGAAAAAGACAATTTGTTCTTGAGTCAATTTATTGTCTTAAGAGAATTGGCAATGCCATAACTATGAAGatgatatttcaaatttgtcatgGCCATTACATTTGAATAGCAAAATCTGCTAAAAAAACATTATCAGAATAGGATCTCGTAATATTTTTATCTAGTAAATATTTATTCCTGGAggcattatatatattacagacTACACATCACAAATTAATTATATATGATTCTGATAACATTTTCTGGAGTAGTCGACACTTTTTAAGAACCATTAAGTTATAAGGGATATCCTAATGACAAAGGGGCTCTGATGAATTCCCATTTGTTTTTATCCTgaatatgaataatttattGCAAGATTGGCGGACCACTTGAAAAGTTATCAATTTCGGTGTATTTGCGTGACGTCATTAATGCAAATGCACGCCCATGTTCTCGATCACTCTTCACAGTGTGTGGTTAACGTATGGTGAAAAGTAAGAACGCCAACAACGACAAAGTTTTTATTTCAGTATAGATTCATAGATTCAATGACTCGGCATTAGGCATCTCTGACCCGGTCTACTGTCAGCAGTTCAGTGTCAGACTCAATCACGACTAAACAAAGACAGAagattgtacattttttgtgttttatggTACAGTTTCCTTTTATTTACACATCACAAAATCAAAAGTGtattttttctgagattttttGTAGAAGTTGGTGGTATATCTAAGGATTAATATATAAAATTGAAGTTATAAGTCTGTTAGAAATGAAACTACTAAGAGAAAACTCATGTAAAATGACTGAGAAGACAAAagatatgtaataaaataataaaatatgtatttacagaCTTTAAAAAagcccacacacatacataattacGCTAGGTAACGTTAAGTAACATGCCAAAATACCAAAGGACCATCAAGTTTAAGTACGTATTCCTCAATGAAGTCCTTTAACAAATACAGGGACTAGTTCTTATGACGTTTCAATACTGGTCTGTAGACATAtggtatataaaatataaaggGGAGCGTCCAGGTGACTTTTGGACATAACAGCAAAGCTATTATCCCTAGACGATACAAAATTCTTTTACTTTCTCTTAATTGCCAAATGATGGCAATTAGTAATATAAGGTAGCAAAAGCCCAATTGTATTGGACTGAATTCACCAGTTTCCTGCTTCCCAGGTAATGTTTTACTCTGCTGCCGCTGTTTGGGTGACGTAACTGTTGTCAAGTCGACTGACGACGAATTACTAGATTTTGAGGCCTTCACTTCAAACAGGAAAACAAGATACAGTGTCATTGGAATCTGAAAACAGACAATCTGAAAGGAAAACATTAAGAAAGTGACTTAATTTGACAGTTTTGCATCTGGGagaaaattgtttgaaaatcaTTCCAAACTTTGTTATATGAAAGCTTGTCTCTAGTCTTTGGtcttttgaaatcattaaagCAATGTGGTTGTTCACCATCTtgtgttttcaaggaaatcgtcaaTCTGTTATTTCCTATAGACAATGTGTGTGTGGACTTTTTAAAAGTGTAATTCGGGTAAAGTTAAGGTTATTCTATTCTTAGACTATTCTCtgttcaaaattatattatgGCGACCACTGTTTTCTTCTTGATTGTGAAGCTGAGAATGGCTtagagttttcttgaacaaagttaCGGTCATAGTTTTAacaagatttttttatttctgagcGACATACTAGTAATTAAAATAACTTATAAACTATGAAGTATTCTAAACGACAATTTAAAGTTTTTAATATACGTATTTGTTTCTATGATGACGACACGATTGCCAAAAAGATGAGGCATATGAGATTACGtgtagtctctctctctctctctctctctctctctctctctctctctctctctctctctctctctctctctctctctctctctctctctctctctctctctctctctctctctctctctctctctctctctctctctctctctctctctctctctctctctctcaaaattaAAACGGTCTGGTGATTTGAaaatactattttatacttACATCCAGTATAGCGTCCTTGTAGATAATAGGATCAGGTATAAAGACACCGTTCACATATACACCATAAAGACAGGTAAAGCCGATGTGACCATCAATTATTTCACCAATGTACCATGGTCCTGTATGAGTTACAACATAAGAGTTGTTGATCTCTTCACTTATCgttcattttaatttattttgattacatttgtatttattaatttgtgatAGATGAATAATTTTATCCATATTTGAGTAAGAGTGCGTTTATGTTTCACTTCTAGCTATTTCCACGCAGCATTGACTTTTAATGGTTTAAGATACCACGTTGGTGCAACATATCACTCTATCAGCTAATTAATTACTCACAAGGTGTTGGCCGACGTATGAGGGCGCATCGACAAGGCGTACTTTCCAGACTTTGGAAACTGTTATGATTTGTTGAATCTAGAGAGGCCTTTTATACGACTGAATAAAGTCGGCAGATTCCTAGCTAATCTTAACAAATAATTCCAATgtacattcatttttaaaaaaaaaagaaaaaacacactTTATGAATGATAAGTCTGTGTTGACTTTCAAAAACTCTAGCTTTGCATGAACTATTTTGGTTTGTAAACTTACCAATAAAACTGTAACAGCCTGTAACAATCAGAAAGTAGTATAAAAAGTCGACATGAACGAGTCGTACTAACCCTGTTAGCATTGGTACGGACGAAATGTTGACACCTGAAATACCTATAAATACATAGTATAATTAAATTTTCGACAGAATGAGAAAGGATGTGAATGCCAGCAGCATGCAGAATTCGTACCTCATTGAGTTGAAAAATGAGTTGCACTTCTATAAAATCACATCTCTTATATCGCGTCACACCCCGAGaaatactagttgataactgcAAAAAATGATAGTTGACAAAGAACAGGCTGAattctgaaaatatttcataacatatgATGTTAATACTTAAAAAGAAAGGAATGGCAATTTCTACATTTTTTCCCAGTGAACATTTGTAAGATGACAAGGAATAAAAACAAGTTTAtctttgtaattattttcaaacGTTTGTCCTGACTCGTCGCTTGATACCCAATTTCTCTTACTTGTAGAATTTGGTCTTGTCATTTTCCTGACGACATAAAGTGGAAGAACTGCAACAGTGACAGCTATCATGAAACAAACCTTCAACTGAGAGTAAAATTGGAAAACAAATTAATGTGCTAGTGAGGGCAGGACTATTTTGAAGACTGTGACTTCTTGGGAAGCAATATATAACCCTGTATATAACAATGCTATCCAAATCTcttagttttgaaattatgttaCTGTTTTATGGTAGGAGTTTAATTTCACCATGAactatatatagtatttcatcgtcgtaaactacagcctcttttacgacaccgtccaagacgTCCAAGGTCTTTCGTTGCGTTAGTAGACAAGTTGTACTCTGGCTTGCCATAATCTGGTAAGTATTTCGTCTTGTTCTCAACCAAGCAATTATGTGTCTGTCAGAACATTTCCACTCCCTCCCCCACCCCCGTCATTCTCTTCACTCctaaattaatatttgtattgagtaTGTCGTATATGATATTTATGAAACAGGCCCATCCTAATTTGTCATCCAGATACCAGTTTTTCTTTCCTTACCACAAGTGCCATATCAACCATCAATACAAAGGAAGAGAGAAACAATTGTGGCGGACGACTACCATCCAATGAAAACTGGTGTCCTGCTACCTTTGTTCTTCCATCGGCGTCCTAGGGAGAGAAAGACATACCCGTACCTATTGTTATATACAGTAAGTTATAAATATGATCCAAAATTGCCCATATATGGATAGCATGATCAGAACAtaacgtttgtttgtttgtttgtttgtttgtttgtttgtttgtttgtttgtttgtttgtttgtttgtttgtttgttaacatATATGCTTTAGATAATACTATTTTACTCgatgtttatttgcataaactgGGTCATTGTCTTTTCGTTACATTTCTAGACCTCAACAACTTTACTGTTTCACAGGTAATATACCACCAGTACTTTGAATCCTTATCCGAGAGagtgtaaatattttttcaaaaataccaACAACCTGGACGTGAAGAACCTATTAACATGTAAAGATGCGAAGGATGCGATTGCAACCACGTATTCGTATACATTGTAGTATTATACACCCTAGCCTATCtgatttttctttttatataaatgAGCACTAAAAGGCTATGTCCTTTCAGAACTGTTTTCACTCATTTATTacagaactacatgtattctcAGACTGAATCATAACATCGTAGTCGATTGCAAACCTAAGCATCTACTTGCTATTAAGTAAAACAAATGACTAAATGGGCAAATGACAACCACGACGGTGATCGTGAATAAAAATATGCAATATGCTGACCTCGACAACGATGGATATGCTGTGCAAACCACTGGAGTACGAGGATGGATTCCACGAGATAGCATAGAGAGGACCCTCTATGTGCATTGCTATTCCGAGTGCTGCACGGTCTATTAGAACGGTGGCCTTCTTCACAGGATGCGGAGAAAATACCAAAAATCTGGGTAAAGAAGCAAGACCAGTAATGCCCGATTTTCGAGACTGTGTTACCTTGTACATGCATTAATTTCATTCCTCATCGGTTGAATGTATTAAACGAAAGATTGAGTGGTGAACGCTCTTTACTTACATCTATACTAGTTGAATCTTAAAGACGTGTTCATAAATTAAAGTTACATTCTTTATGGTTTAAGAATGGCGGGATTCTTGCGGTTTCTGTCaagtaaaattgaaatgaagGTGTAGCATTTCATAAAATCTCGACTATTATTTATAGATTTGACTAAATAAAGTCACTGGATAAACTCGTTTGTTTTGTACCTTATATGTGTTGAGTGTTTTACTCTACCAAGCGGTTCATGTTTCGGTGCCATATATCTGGCGTCTTTGGGATTGGTGATTAAAATTACCGGCCACTGGCCATGACGGACATCGACGAAGGAAAACAGGTCGTGGTCAAAAGCTGCAATGCGGTATCTGACGACAAAAATTGAATTGAGTTTTGTTTACGGTTAACAGATGATAACGACTTTCCTGCAGAGCACACGATAACcaatatacatattcatacgTAGGGATCAAGCTAACTTAAAAAGTCTCCACCGTCCGCTAAGTCGGAGTGGCACTGATATTTTCAAGCACAGTAATTTGGTTGGCAAAGTGTAATGATCAAGTTATAAGTATGTAAGCTAATGGGTTTATTATCAAACCTTTTACTTAGTATAAcagtatattacatttattggAAAGACGATAAGTGTATAATGAACGTCTGAACTGTGTAATGACCGAACTAAAATCCACAAACGTCACGATATTCTTCATATATGCGCATAtgctagcctgtttacggcACTGTTGAgctacatcgttagctggtcgccGGTACCCCCTAAACATTCCGCTTTATTACAggaattttatatatttttggcTATAAACTTAAAAACTGTATTTTTTATAAAGCTACAGCAGTCTTATATATAAGTTACTTACGCTCTATTAGCCTTCCAGTCCACTACCTCTAGTTCAAGAGTCCCTGATTTCTGTACCGTACAGAGTTGAGATACATAGCCTCTGAGGTCGTGCAGATGGCCACTCAAATATGCAATACCATGACTACAAAGAAAATGTGGAAATGTGAAATGGTACGATTGATCACACAAAAAATGACTGAATAGGATTATGAAACAAAGTTTTGCATGTCGCATcttcaaatcaaagtttattCATTACAATTTTCCAACGTTTCGATCCCTCACACTATGGGGGGTGGGGTCTTCCTCAGATATACCCTGAGATATACCAGAAACTAAACGTTGTGTTGGAAGATTCATCATGGTGAACTGTACTGGCAAAACATTTTTTAGTGTGTAAACAACATAATTTAATTTgcattaatttaatttaaattacatttttcattgttttgtgaTCGAAATATACATTAGGACAGAATGGACGAACAAACACACAAAGATGGAAGAAACTGTACCTACCTGATGACGTCAGAGATACCGGGTTTTGGTTCAACTATGAATGACGATGGATAATGACCAAAGAAGATTGTAGAATTAGCAGACATTGCTGTATTTGTCAAAGCTTCCAGTTGTTTGATATCCGACTGTGTGACACATGCATGATATATAACCAGTTAATTGTCAATTGgaatattaatgtttatttacattaaaaaaaccCTCTTGAAA is part of the Glandiceps talaboti chromosome 2, keGlaTala1.1, whole genome shotgun sequence genome and encodes:
- the LOC144453512 gene encoding transmembrane protein 62-like, translated to MRALLCRCIGLSVICAVVLSAWLLGLAVEYFTTPADDSESRHLRDDKPPYPGDDFDNIWWFVQISDLHLSRYYDPDRIHKFRHFCEDNVDIIHPSMVLVTGDITDSVFKMKNKQEPLEWKMYHDILMNSGVLDKTVWIDIKGNHDTTNVPSLRSKENYFRNHSNTGISGESHFVYKHKTDFGTYSFIHIESNQVPGPKSPLNSFGILTKSDIKQLEALTNTAMSANSTIFFGHYPSSFIVEPKPGISDVISHGIAYLSGHLHDLRGYVSQLCTVQKSGTLELEVVDWKANRAYRIAAFDHDLFSFVDVRHGQWPVILITNPKDARYMAPKHEPLGRVKHSTHIRFLVFSPHPVKKATVLIDRAALGIAMHIEGPLYAISWNPSSYSSGLHSISIVVEDADGRTKVAGHQFSLDGSRPPQLFLSSFVLMVDMALVLKVCFMIAVTVAVLPLYVVRKMTRPNSTSISGVNISSVPMLTGLVRLVHVDFLYYFLIVTGCYSFIGPWYIGEIIDGHIGFTCLYGVYVNGVFIPDPIIYKDAILDIVCFQIPMTLYLVFLFEVKASKSSNSSSVDLTTVTSPKQRQQSKTLPGKQETGEFSPIQLGFCYLILLIAIIWQLRESKRILYRLGIIALLLCPKVTWTLPFIFYIPYVYRPVLKRHKN